A region of the Lysobacter sp. K5869 genome:
CGCAGCGCCGCGGTTTCCCAACCGGCCACGATCACGAACACCGTCGTCGTCGCCGCGCCCAAGGCCAACGCCGACAAATGCAGCGGCGCGGCGGCGAACCACAACGCGATCAACATCGCCAGGCCGGCCATATGCGACAGCGGCGGGAACTTGCGCGTGTTGGTCACCCATTTGAACAGCGCGCAGCCGAGCAGATACAGCGCCGGCCCGCCGACGATGGCGGCGACGCCGGCGGCTTCGGCGTGGCCCGGATGCACCAGCACCAACTCGTCGGCGACCGCGCAGACGATGATGCCGGCGACGATCAGCAAATGCAGGTAGGTGTAGGCGAGCCGCGCTTGCCGCGCCGCGTCGCCGCCGTGGACGATGCGGTGCTCGCCGCGCGCCGCGCCGCTGTCGAAGTAGATCCACCACATCGCCACGCTGCCGAGGAACGCGATCACGAACGCGGTCAGCGTGGTCGGGTTCCAGTCGAGGTTGGCGTAGGTCGCGCCGGTGACGAGGATCGATTCGCCCAGGGCGATGATGACGAACAGGCCGCAGCGCTCCGAGAGATGACCGCCTTCGATGTCCCAGTCGGTCAGCGAGGAGCGGCCCAGGCCGGGCACGCGGAAGAACGCGACGGGGCCGAGGTATTCGATGGCGACCGCGATCAGCCAGTACCACAGCCGCGCCTCGGGTTCGGCCAGTCCGCCGAGCAGCCAGAACACCGCCGACACGCACAGCCAGATCAGGATGCGCACGAAGTTGCGGAAATTGCCGGGGCTGCGGCCGCCGCGCAGCGCCCACAGCATGAACGCGGTGCGCCCGACCTGCATCGCGGCGAAGGTGGCGCCGTAGGCGAGGCCGCGTTCGGCGAAGGCGTGCGGCAGCGAGGACGACAGCAGCAGGCCGCCGAGCATCAGCGCGAAGATCATGAGCCGCACCGGCACCTTCTCCGGGTCGAGCCAGTTGGTGACCCAGGAGGTGTAGATCCACAGCCACCACACGCCGAGGAACAGCAGACCGGTGCGCAGCGCGCCGGCGAGGTCGAGGTGTTCGAGCAGGGTGTGCGAGAGCTGGGTGACGGCGAAGACGAACACCAGGTCGAAGAACAGTTCGGCGAAGCCGACCTTGGCGTGGCCTTCGCGGATGCGCAGCAGACTGGGGCGGGTTGGGGTCATGGCGGACGGGCAGGTGGCGGGCGCGGGATCAGACTAGCGCGGTTGCTTGCGTAAGCGGCGTGGAGGCGGCGGGGCGTCGCGCTCTTCGCGTGGGACGGGTCCGCGGCTTTCGGGCCGGTTCGCTGGCGAGCCGTGTACGAGCATCGTCCCGGCTGCGTCCGCGCGCGACCTCAGCCTTTGGCCAGCCGCCACCACAGCAGCCCGGCGACCG
Encoded here:
- a CDS encoding low temperature requirement protein A; amino-acid sequence: MTPTRPSLLRIREGHAKVGFAELFFDLVFVFAVTQLSHTLLEHLDLAGALRTGLLFLGVWWLWIYTSWVTNWLDPEKVPVRLMIFALMLGGLLLSSSLPHAFAERGLAYGATFAAMQVGRTAFMLWALRGGRSPGNFRNFVRILIWLCVSAVFWLLGGLAEPEARLWYWLIAVAIEYLGPVAFFRVPGLGRSSLTDWDIEGGHLSERCGLFVIIALGESILVTGATYANLDWNPTTLTAFVIAFLGSVAMWWIYFDSGAARGEHRIVHGGDAARQARLAYTYLHLLIVAGIIVCAVADELVLVHPGHAEAAGVAAIVGGPALYLLGCALFKWVTNTRKFPPLSHMAGLAMLIALWFAAAPLHLSALALGAATTTVFVIVAGWETAALRRENAASHAH